ATATGCTTTGCTTTGTCTCCCAATTTATGTCTAAGTTTTTTTATATGTGTATCAACGGTTCTTCCATCACCAAAATAATCAAAGCCCCAAATATTATTTAATAATTGATCTCTAGTTAATACGATGCCTTTATTATCAATTAAATAACATAATAATTCGAACTCTTTATTCGTAAGTTGTAATAACTCATTATTAATTGAAGCTGTCCTTGAAGATGTATTGATTGTAATTCCACAAATCGTTTTCGTTTCTTTATCGTCTTCTTTTAAATCAGCCGTTCTTCTAAGTACACTTTTTGCTTTTGCTACTAGAATTTTAGGACTGAAAGGTTTTGTCACATATTCATCTGTTCCTATATCAAAACCAAGTAATTGATCTTCTTCTTCTGAACGAGCAGTGGTCATAATGATTGGTATACTTGATTGCTCTCTAATTAGCTTACAAACTTCCCATCCATCTAATTTTGGTAGCATTAAATCTAGAATAATTAAATCTACTTGATTTTCGTTAAATTTCTTTATGCCTTGTTCACCATCTTCTGCTTCGATTACTGTAAATTGATCGTTTTCAAAATACTCTTTTACGATTTCTCTTAATCTTTTTTCATCTTCAATGATTAAAACTGTCGGGTTCATATTTTTTTCCTTCCATTAAAATTGATCGATATAAGAACATTTACCTAAAATAAAATGTCCTTTGTTTCCTCATTTGAATTAATATTCTAAAGCTACTATCTATATATTCGCTTAAAATTGTGATAAAATCATATGATACTGCACTAATTTATTATTGTTTGAAAAGGAGCTAGAAAATGAGTTTGGTCATTATTGTACTAGCCTATTTAATCGGATCTGTACCGTTCGGTTTAGTAGTTGGAAAAATATTTTACGGAGTAGATATCCGTCAACACGGTAGTGGAAATCTTGGTGCCACAAATACATTCCGTACATTAGGTAAAAAAGCAGGTATTATTGTAACACTTGGAGATATTTTAAAAGGAACACTAGCAGCTTCATTACCTGTATTATTCCATTATCATGGTATTCACCCTTTAATTATCGGTCTAGTTGCTGTAATTGGTCATATGTATCCAATATTTGCCGGTTTTAGAGGTGGTAAAGCGGTTGCAACCTCTGCAGGGATCTTATTATATGCATCGCCACTACTTTTTGTCTGCTTAATTATTATCTTCGCAATTAGTTTAAAAACAACAAAATACGTTTCACTTTCGTCAATGTTAACTGCTTTTTTAGGTACAATTTTAGCATTTATAATGGAATACACTGGACTAATTAAAGACAATGGGTACATAATTACTTATATTTTGATCGTACTTACAATCTTTGTCGTATATAAACATCGTCCAAATATAAAAAGAATTAAAGACAAAACAGAACCAAAAGTAAAATTTTAATAGTATGATAAGCTAAAGATTAGAGATTGAAGATTAATGATCTTCAATCTCTAATCTTTTTTAATCATGATCATTTTGCTTCTTTTATCCCTTAAGCCTACACCATTGCCTTCTCATATGCTTCATACCAGTCAGGGAACATTTTCTTAAATTTAATCGGTCTAAATGTTTCTTTATGAACAAGGACATGTGTTGAATTTCCTATACAGCAAATATCGCCTTCTTCATTTATTATTTCATATTCATAGCTCACTTTAAGTGGTGTAAGTGCTTTTATTTTTGTTTTTACTTTAGCTGTCTGTCCATAACGTAGACTTTTCTTATATGAAACGTTCAAATCGATCACTGGAGAAATGACACCTTGTGATTCCATTTCTGCATAATTAAAACCCAAATCTTTTATTAATTGAGTACGTCCAATTTCAAACCACACTAAATAATTTGCATGGTACACAACTCCCATTGCATCTGTTTCTGCATATCTTACTTCAACTAATTTTTCTGATACCACAACGTTTCACACACCTTTATCACTTCTTATACATTACTAACTATCCTTAGTATAGGTCTGCACTAAGACTTAAACAAGCAATTTGAATCTAATTTAGGTCCACTTTTTTCAGGAAAAAACTAAGTCATTAAAAAATAATAATTGTTCTATTTTTTAA
This genomic interval from Gottfriedia acidiceleris contains the following:
- a CDS encoding response regulator transcription factor → MNPTVLIIEDEKRLREIVKEYFENDQFTVIEAEDGEQGIKKFNENQVDLIILDLMLPKLDGWEVCKLIREQSSIPIIMTTARSEEEDQLLGFDIGTDEYVTKPFSPKILVAKAKSVLRRTADLKEDDKETKTICGITINTSSRTASINNELLQLTNKEFELLCYLIDNKGIVLTRDQLLNNIWGFDYFGDGRTVDTHIKKLRHKLGDKAKHIATVIRVGYKFEE
- the plsY gene encoding glycerol-3-phosphate 1-O-acyltransferase PlsY, which codes for MSLVIIVLAYLIGSVPFGLVVGKIFYGVDIRQHGSGNLGATNTFRTLGKKAGIIVTLGDILKGTLAASLPVLFHYHGIHPLIIGLVAVIGHMYPIFAGFRGGKAVATSAGILLYASPLLFVCLIIIFAISLKTTKYVSLSSMLTAFLGTILAFIMEYTGLIKDNGYIITYILIVLTIFVVYKHRPNIKRIKDKTEPKVKF
- a CDS encoding acyl-CoA thioesterase, which codes for MGVVYHANYLVWFEIGRTQLIKDLGFNYAEMESQGVISPVIDLNVSYKKSLRYGQTAKVKTKIKALTPLKVSYEYEIINEEGDICCIGNSTHVLVHKETFRPIKFKKMFPDWYEAYEKAMV